TCGACCTCGACCAGCGAGGACGTCACCAACCAGGTCGTCGACACCGAGGTGCGCATCCGGGTGCAGCGCGCCAGCATCGCGCGCATCGAGGAGCTGCTCCAGCGCGCCGGCTCCATCCGCGACGTCGTCGCGGTCGAGAACCAGCTGACCCAGCGCCAGGAACGGCTCGACTCGCTGCTGCGCCAGCAGGCCTACCTGGCGGACCAGACGTCGATGTCGACGATCACCGTGCACGTCGAGCGCACCTACGAGGCGGCCACCGAGCCCGGGACCGACGAGGCCGGCTTCGTCCCGGGGCTGCGGGCCGGCTGGGACGGGCTGACCACCGTGCTGGTGGGGCTGGCCACCGTCACCGGGGCGCTGCTGCCCTTCGCCGCGCTCGCCCTGCTGCTCGGCGTACCGGCCTGGCTGGTGCTGCGGCGCAGGGTCAGCGCTGCTCGAGCGGGTAGCCCTGCACGAACTCCGTGAGCCGGGCGAGCTGGTCGGGGTCGGTGGAGGGGATGACGCCGTGGCCCAGGTTGAAGATGTGGCCGCGGGCCGCACGGCCGGCCTCGATCACCTCGGCGGCCCGGGCGGTCATCACCTCGGTCGGTGCGAAGACCAGCGTCGGGTCGAGGTTGCCCTGCACGCCGCGCCCGCCGACCAGCGGGATCGCCCGCTCCAGCGGGGTGCGCCAGTCGACGCCCACGACGTCGGCCCCGGCCTCGCCCATCAGGTCGAGCAGGTTGGCGGTGCCGACCCCGAAGTGGATGCGCGGCACGCCCAGCGCCCCGGCGCGCTCGAGCACCGTCGTCGAGTGCGGCATCACGTGCTCGGCGTAGTCGGCCGGGGTCAGCGCACCGGCCCAGGAGTCGAAGAGCTGCACGGCCGAGGCGCCCGCCGCGACCTGCACCTCCAGGTAGGAGGCGGCCATCGCGCCGATCTTGCGCATCAGCGCGTCCCAGACCTCGGGTGCGCCGAACATCATCGCCTTGGTCTTCGCGTGCTCCTTCGAGGGCCCGCCCTCCACCAGGTACGACGCCACGGTGAACGGCGCACCGGCGAAGCCGATCAGCGGGGTCGCCCCGAGCTCGCCGACCAGCCCGCGCACGGCCTCGGTGATGAACCCGACGTGCTCGGGGGTCAGGTCGGGGATCCGCTCGACGTCGGCGAGGGTGCGCACCGGCTCGGCGACGACCGGGCCCACCCCGGGCACGATGTCGAGGTCGACCCCGACGGCCTTGAGCGGCAGCACGATGTCGGAGAAGAAGATGGCGGCGTCGACGCCGTAGCGGCGCACCGGCTGCATGGTGATCTCGACGACCAGCTCGGGGTCCATGCAGGCGTCGAGCATGGCCACGCCCTCGCGCACCCGGAGGTACTCCGGCAGCGAGCGACCGGCCTGGCGCATGAACCACACGGGCGTGTGCGGCACCTCCTCGCCTCGGGCCGCGCGCAGGAACGCGCTGTCGTGGGCGGGGTTGGCCGGGGTGCTGGCGACGGAGGTCACGGGTCAAGGGTCGCAGGTGACACGGCGCGTCCGCACATCGGTTCGAGGTCCCCGCGCCTACTGTGGGGGGCATGGTCGTCCGCCAGGAGACGCACCCCGGAGCCGGGGTGCCCGCAGCCCCCGCCGAGTTCACCGCGGCCGTCGCCGGCCTGCGCCAGGCGCGGCTGCGCCCCGAGGTGCTGTGCGAGGAGATGCCCGCCCCGCAGCGCATCGCCCCGTGGGCGTCGGCGCTCAGCGCCGACGTCACCGTCGACGACACCGACGTGGCGACCGGGCGGATCATCCTCCTGCACGACCCCGAGGGCAACGACGCCTGGGGCGGCACGTTCCGCTGCGTGGCCTACGTGCGCGCCGAGATCGAGGTCGAGCTGGTCAGCGACCCGCTGCTGGCCGGGGTCGGCTGGAGCTGGCTCACCGACGCGCTCGACGCCCACGGGGCGTCGTACTCCCACCAGTCGGGCACCGTGACCCGGGTGGCCACCGAGGCGTTCGGCTCGATGGCCGACGAGGGCGGCACCGCCCAGATCGAGGTCCGGGCCTCGTGGACGCCGACGGTCGACGACGACGGCGTGCCCGACACCGTCCCCCACGTCGAGGCCTGGGGCGAGCTGCTGTGCACCGCCGCCGGTCTCGAGCCGGTGCCCGAGGGCGTCGCCGTGCTCCCGAGCCGGCGCGGTCAGCGCGGCTCCCGCTGATGGCCGCCAGTCCCTCCTCCGAGGTCCCCGAGCAGCCCGAGCAGCCCGAGCAGCCCGGGCAGCCCGAGCCGGAGACCCCCGAGACCGCCGAGACCCCTGAGGCCCCGGCCCCCGAGCCCGCACCGCTGCTCACCCTGCGCGACGGCCTCGGCGAGGTCGTCGACACCAAGACCGGCCTCGACGAGCTGTGCGAGGCGATCGCCGCCGGCAGCGGCCCGGTGGCCATCGACGCCGAGCGGGCCTCGGGCTACCGCTACTCCAACCGCGCGTACCTGATCCAGCTGCGCCGCGAGGGCTCGGGCACCCACCTGCTCGACCCGATCGCCTTCGACGGCCTCGCGCCGCTGCAGGAGGCCATCGGCGACGCCGAGTGGATCCTGCACGCCGCCACCCAGGACCTGCCCTGCCTGCGCGCCGAGGGCCTGCGGCCCACCGAGCTCTTCGACACCGAGCTCGCCGGGCGCCTGCTGGGCTACCCGCGGGTCGGTCTGGCGACGCTGGTCGAGACCCTGATCGGTCGCCGGATGAAGAAGGAGCACTCGGCCGTCGACTGGTCCACCCGCCCGCTGCCCCGGCCCTGGCTCGAGTACGCCGCCCTCGACGTCGAGGTGCTCGTCGAGCTGCGCGACCTGATCGCCGACGAGCTGGTGGCCACCGGCAAGGACGAGTGGGCCCGCCAGGAGTTCGAGGCGCTGCGCAGCTTCGAGGCGCCGGTGCGCGTCGACGCCTGGCGTCGTACGTCGGGCCTGCACAAGGTCCGCGGGCGCCGCGCCCTCGGCGCGGTCAAGGCGATGTGGGAGCTGCGCGACGAGATCGCCGAGCAGCGCGACGTGACTCCCGGGCGCATCGTGCCCGACTCGGCGCTGACCGCGGCGGCCACCGCTGCCGTGCTGCCGACCGACCGCACCGCGCTGATGGCCGTCAAGGGCTTCCACGGCCGGGGCGCCGACCGCTACTCCTCGCGCTTCGCCGCGGTGCTGCGCGAGGTGGCCGAGCTGCCCGAGTCCGAGCTGCCGACGCGCACGCCGCGCACCGACGGTCCGCCGCCGCCGCGCGCCTGGGCCGACCGTGACCCGGTGGCCGCGCGGCGCCTGGTGATCGCGCGCGAGGCGATGAGCGGGCTGGCCGAGGAGCACGGCATGCCGCTGGAGAACCTGCTCACCCCCGACCACCTGCGCCGGGTGCTGTGGGCCCCGCCGGCCACCCGCGAGCCCGAGGCGCTGGCGGCCGAGGTCGCCGAGGCGCTCGAGTCGCTCGGGGCGCGCCCCTGGCAGGTCGGGCTGGTCGGCCCGGTCATCGTCGACGCCGTGCTGCGCGGCGACGAGGAGCCGCCCGCCGAGCCCGAGGCCGAGCCCGACGACACCGCCGGGGCCGGCCCGCAGGACGGATAGTCCCCGACGTTCGACACCTCCCACCCGCGTGTCACGGTGTGGAAGGTCAGGGACTAACCCTCCCCGTCGGTCTCCCCGGAGTCCTCAGGGCTCTCGGCGTCCTCCGACTCCTGGAGCTCCTCGAGCTCCTGCTGGAGCCCCTCGGGGTCGAGGACCTCGCGGGAGAGCTGGTCGATCTCGGCGGTGGCGGTCTCGAGGTCCAGCACGCCGGGGGCGGTCACCAGCTCGGCGATCGGGCCGTCGACCAGGCTCTGCAGGGGCGTCCAGGTGTCGAGCAGCGGCGGCACCCGCATCGAGCGCACCGAGTAGGTGAACAGGTCGGCGCGGTCGGGCTGGAGGGCGGGCTGGGTGAAGTCCTCGGTCAGCGCGACCTGCTGGTTGGCCGGCACCAGGTAGCCGGTGCGGGTCAGCTCGCTGACGACCTCGTCGGAGATCATGTGGACCAGCAGGTCGGCGGACTCGGTGACCGACTCGGTGGCCGGGTTGAGGCACAGCCCGGTCAGGTCGCCGATCGTGGCCGCGGAGTCGAGGGTGGGCATCGGCAGCACGTCGAACTCCAGGCCCTCGACGTCGCGCAGCTC
The Nocardioides marinisabuli genome window above contains:
- a CDS encoding DUF3000 domain-containing protein, which translates into the protein MVVRQETHPGAGVPAAPAEFTAAVAGLRQARLRPEVLCEEMPAPQRIAPWASALSADVTVDDTDVATGRIILLHDPEGNDAWGGTFRCVAYVRAEIEVELVSDPLLAGVGWSWLTDALDAHGASYSHQSGTVTRVATEAFGSMADEGGTAQIEVRASWTPTVDDDGVPDTVPHVEAWGELLCTAAGLEPVPEGVAVLPSRRGQRGSR
- the hemE gene encoding uroporphyrinogen decarboxylase, which produces MRQAGRSLPEYLRVREGVAMLDACMDPELVVEITMQPVRRYGVDAAIFFSDIVLPLKAVGVDLDIVPGVGPVVAEPVRTLADVERIPDLTPEHVGFITEAVRGLVGELGATPLIGFAGAPFTVASYLVEGGPSKEHAKTKAMMFGAPEVWDALMRKIGAMAASYLEVQVAAGASAVQLFDSWAGALTPADYAEHVMPHSTTVLERAGALGVPRIHFGVGTANLLDLMGEAGADVVGVDWRTPLERAIPLVGGRGVQGNLDPTLVFAPTEVMTARAAEVIEAGRAARGHIFNLGHGVIPSTDPDQLARLTEFVQGYPLEQR
- a CDS encoding HRDC domain-containing protein codes for the protein MAASPSSEVPEQPEQPEQPGQPEPETPETAETPEAPAPEPAPLLTLRDGLGEVVDTKTGLDELCEAIAAGSGPVAIDAERASGYRYSNRAYLIQLRREGSGTHLLDPIAFDGLAPLQEAIGDAEWILHAATQDLPCLRAEGLRPTELFDTELAGRLLGYPRVGLATLVETLIGRRMKKEHSAVDWSTRPLPRPWLEYAALDVEVLVELRDLIADELVATGKDEWARQEFEALRSFEAPVRVDAWRRTSGLHKVRGRRALGAVKAMWELRDEIAEQRDVTPGRIVPDSALTAAATAAVLPTDRTALMAVKGFHGRGADRYSSRFAAVLREVAELPESELPTRTPRTDGPPPPRAWADRDPVAARRLVIAREAMSGLAEEHGMPLENLLTPDHLRRVLWAPPATREPEALAAEVAEALESLGARPWQVGLVGPVIVDAVLRGDEEPPAEPEAEPDDTAGAGPQDG